A single Nitrospira sp. DNA region contains:
- a CDS encoding ShlB/FhaC/HecB family hemolysin secretion/activation protein: MNGRSVRHGKPGNGLRRWPAILAGLTAWMLCGLLGGPAHAQTGSQLGPLPPKPPQLPVVPPPAQPPGLDLPTPTPPGALDRAAKGPKIMVKDIRLVGNTAFTAQQLSEITAPYTNRELAAEDLEALRLALTYYYVNHGYLTSGAVVPEQDVADGTLTMQIIEGKITQVNVEDTKWFRPSYFQSRLNLAAGPPLHVEALQERLRVLQANPRIERINAELLPGATIGENTLNVKVKEANPLKAWLEFNNYQSPVVGAEQGFVTLAHQNLLGFGDTLSLQYGRSAGVNPMLNFKYEIPVGPRDTTVALQYRRFDFGVEEAPFDSLDIKNKAQIFGVSVRHPVIRKADQELAFSLTGEHARNESTLGGNPFELITGAPNGKFRVTALRFGQEYAHRSAEQVISLLSRLSVGIGAMGATANGDPNLPDARFFSWLGEAQWIRQLPLWRTQLVSRGVVQLSNDHLFPLEQIAVGGRYSVRGYREFTLIRDNAAMLSIEARVPVYTTKAGVDSVFLAPFFDLGHGWQTTAQTPGTPPKTLASLGAGVIWNFWRGSHFELYYGKQLKRYDTDRNNLQDHGIHLQLVVEAF, translated from the coding sequence ATGAACGGCAGATCAGTCCGCCATGGGAAACCAGGGAATGGTTTGCGTCGATGGCCCGCGATCTTGGCAGGGCTGACGGCGTGGATGCTGTGTGGCCTGCTGGGAGGGCCGGCTCATGCACAGACCGGTTCGCAACTCGGGCCGCTGCCGCCCAAGCCGCCTCAATTGCCTGTTGTGCCTCCTCCCGCCCAGCCCCCTGGGCTGGACCTCCCGACACCCACGCCCCCGGGCGCGCTCGATCGGGCGGCCAAGGGGCCCAAGATCATGGTCAAGGATATCCGGCTGGTCGGCAATACCGCCTTCACCGCGCAACAACTCTCGGAGATCACCGCCCCCTACACGAATCGTGAACTGGCGGCTGAAGACCTGGAGGCCTTGCGTCTCGCGCTGACGTACTACTACGTCAATCATGGCTATTTGACGTCCGGTGCCGTGGTTCCGGAGCAGGATGTCGCCGATGGCACCCTGACCATGCAAATCATCGAAGGGAAGATTACGCAGGTCAACGTCGAGGATACGAAATGGTTCCGGCCCTCGTATTTTCAAAGCCGCCTCAATTTGGCGGCCGGCCCGCCGCTCCATGTCGAAGCACTCCAGGAACGGTTGCGTGTGCTGCAGGCCAATCCCCGAATCGAACGGATCAATGCCGAATTGTTGCCGGGCGCCACGATTGGAGAGAATACCCTCAACGTGAAGGTGAAGGAAGCCAACCCGCTCAAGGCCTGGTTGGAATTCAACAACTATCAGTCTCCCGTCGTCGGTGCGGAGCAAGGCTTTGTCACGCTGGCGCACCAGAACCTGCTGGGCTTCGGCGATACGCTGAGTTTGCAATATGGTCGTTCGGCCGGCGTCAACCCGATGCTGAACTTCAAGTACGAAATCCCGGTGGGCCCCCGCGATACGACCGTCGCGCTGCAATATCGCCGGTTTGATTTCGGCGTCGAGGAGGCGCCATTTGATTCATTGGATATCAAGAACAAGGCTCAGATCTTCGGTGTCTCTGTCAGACACCCTGTGATCCGGAAGGCCGACCAGGAGTTGGCGTTTTCCCTTACGGGTGAACATGCGAGGAATGAGAGCACGCTGGGCGGGAACCCATTTGAGCTCATCACCGGCGCGCCGAACGGGAAATTCCGCGTGACCGCGCTGCGTTTCGGTCAGGAGTATGCGCATCGTTCGGCCGAGCAGGTGATCTCCCTACTCTCACGGCTCTCCGTGGGTATCGGCGCCATGGGAGCGACGGCCAATGGTGATCCGAACTTGCCGGATGCGCGCTTCTTTTCCTGGTTGGGCGAAGCCCAGTGGATCCGCCAGCTTCCGCTCTGGCGGACGCAATTGGTCAGCCGGGGCGTCGTACAACTGTCCAACGATCACCTGTTCCCCCTCGAACAGATTGCCGTCGGTGGCCGATACAGCGTCCGCGGCTATCGAGAGTTTACGCTGATTCGTGACAATGCTGCGATGCTCTCGATCGAGGCGCGGGTGCCGGTCTATACGACCAAGGCTGGTGTGGATTCAGTCTTTCTCGCGCCGTTTTTTGACCTGGGTCATGGTTGGCAAACCACCGCCCAGACTCCCGGGACTCCTCCAAAAACGTTGGCGAGCCTTGGGGCTGGCGTGATTTGGAATTTTTGGCGCGGGAGTCACTTTGAACTCTATTACGGAAAACAGCTGAAGCGCTACGACACCGATCGCAACAACCTGCAGGATCACGGCATCCATCTCCAACTGGTGGTGGAGGCGTTCTGA
- a CDS encoding tryptophanase: protein MNYPFEPYKIKVVEPIARTTREERCRLLHEAGCNLFQLPAEGVTIDLLTDSGTSAMSDSQWAGLMLGDESYAGSKNFYHFEAVVRSLCGYRHVIPTHQGRAAEHALFASVVTPGMCVPNNMHFDTTRANIEHQAAEALDLVIKEAYDPHCELPFKGNMDLGRLEATIQQVGPGRVPFVLLTITNNSGGGQPVSMANIRATKQLVNRYGIPLFFDACRFAENCFFIKEREPGYADVPVREIAQSLFSLGDGCLMSAKKDGLVNIGGFLSLNDDRWARAVTNMLILVEGFPTYGGLAGRDLEAMARGLEEVLDEEYLRFRVGQVRHLADLLEQGAVPILKPVGGHAVYLNAKEFLPHLHPRQFPAQALAVALYREYGIRGVEIGTVMFGTHDPLTREATYPELELVRLAIPRRVYTNSHLAYVAASIIELFHRRESIGGLVMTYEPPHLRHFTARFEEEISAGVCCPGAGVAHAPLP, encoded by the coding sequence GTGAACTACCCGTTCGAGCCGTATAAGATCAAAGTCGTCGAGCCCATCGCGCGCACGACTCGCGAGGAGCGATGCCGACTGCTCCACGAAGCCGGGTGCAATCTCTTCCAACTGCCTGCCGAGGGCGTCACCATCGATCTATTGACGGATAGCGGCACCTCTGCGATGAGCGATTCCCAATGGGCCGGCCTGATGCTCGGCGACGAGTCGTACGCCGGCAGCAAAAATTTTTATCACTTTGAGGCGGTAGTCCGATCACTGTGCGGCTATCGCCATGTCATTCCGACCCATCAGGGCCGGGCGGCGGAGCATGCGCTGTTTGCGTCCGTGGTGACACCCGGCATGTGTGTGCCCAACAATATGCACTTCGATACCACCCGGGCGAATATTGAACATCAGGCGGCCGAAGCGCTCGATCTTGTGATTAAGGAAGCCTACGATCCGCATTGCGAGCTGCCGTTCAAGGGCAACATGGACCTGGGCCGGCTCGAAGCGACCATCCAACAAGTCGGGCCCGGTCGAGTTCCGTTCGTGCTGCTCACCATCACCAACAACAGCGGCGGCGGGCAGCCGGTGTCGATGGCGAATATTCGCGCCACCAAACAATTGGTGAACCGCTACGGAATTCCTCTGTTCTTCGATGCCTGCCGATTTGCTGAGAATTGTTTCTTCATCAAGGAGCGGGAACCGGGGTATGCCGACGTCCCGGTGCGTGAGATCGCCCAGTCGTTGTTCAGCCTGGGCGACGGCTGCCTCATGTCGGCGAAAAAGGATGGCCTGGTGAACATCGGCGGATTTCTCAGCCTCAATGACGATCGATGGGCGCGGGCGGTCACGAACATGCTGATCCTGGTCGAGGGATTTCCCACCTATGGCGGACTCGCGGGGCGTGATCTGGAAGCGATGGCCAGGGGCCTGGAGGAAGTGCTGGATGAGGAGTATCTGCGGTTCCGGGTCGGTCAGGTGCGCCATCTCGCGGACCTGCTGGAGCAAGGCGCTGTGCCGATTCTCAAACCCGTCGGGGGACATGCGGTGTACCTCAATGCGAAGGAGTTTCTCCCGCATCTTCACCCGCGCCAGTTCCCGGCGCAGGCGCTGGCCGTGGCGCTCTATCGCGAATATGGCATTCGGGGCGTTGAGATCGGAACCGTGATGTTCGGGACTCATGACCCGCTGACGCGTGAGGCGACTTATCCTGAACTGGAATTGGTCCGGCTGGCCATCCCCCGCCGTGTCTACACGAATTCTCATCTGGCCTACGTCGCGGCCTCCATCATCGAGCTGTTTCATCGCCGGGAATCCATCGGGGGCCTGGTGATGACCTATGAACCGCCGCACCTGCGCCACTTTACGGCTCGATTCGAAGAGGAAATTTCTGCCGGGGTGTGCTGTCCCGGCGCAGGCGTGGCCCATGCGCCCTTGCCGTGA
- a CDS encoding helix-turn-helix transcriptional regulator, translated as MEIARYFDTLKERYGLTSDYALAKKLGIAQPEANLMRRGLKIPKPELCIKMAKLLDRNPVELLLIAQKDKAPKQAKEYWTLALTAVDVMLHVPKHPRYLPKKVEAIGRELKQLEAQTLTYEGAAANAEAVRLMETVERSVDAMMERWNIWKKGEALYPNYLLANQAAARRHVRIRRLLILTQAQMEDEATVADAIQVMDDQRRVGIKIFYTFREALIHSPTFQRLEEDFRKYGAAEDMNTAMFDQEVLIFSQTYGTVPLGMVGTPTPITMINRLQISWKPDMIRELDPAPLFDMTRYVFDYQGPGPFHEQLAYFRRSIRELPVRAV; from the coding sequence ATGGAGATTGCCCGGTATTTCGATACGCTCAAAGAACGCTATGGCCTGACCAGCGACTACGCCCTCGCAAAAAAACTCGGGATCGCCCAACCGGAAGCCAATTTGATGCGGCGCGGGCTGAAAATTCCCAAACCGGAGCTCTGCATCAAGATGGCGAAGTTGCTCGACCGAAATCCGGTGGAGCTCCTGCTGATCGCGCAAAAAGACAAGGCGCCCAAACAGGCCAAGGAGTACTGGACCCTGGCCCTGACGGCGGTGGATGTGATGCTGCATGTGCCGAAACATCCGCGGTACCTCCCGAAGAAGGTCGAAGCGATCGGACGGGAATTAAAACAACTGGAGGCGCAAACCCTGACGTATGAAGGCGCTGCCGCGAATGCCGAAGCGGTCCGGTTGATGGAAACGGTGGAACGTTCGGTCGATGCGATGATGGAGCGATGGAACATTTGGAAAAAGGGCGAGGCCCTCTATCCCAACTATCTCCTGGCGAACCAGGCGGCGGCGCGGCGGCATGTGCGGATTCGTCGACTGCTCATTTTGACGCAGGCCCAGATGGAGGACGAAGCGACGGTTGCTGATGCCATCCAGGTCATGGACGATCAGCGGAGGGTGGGGATCAAAATTTTCTATACCTTTCGCGAAGCCCTGATTCATTCCCCGACGTTCCAGCGATTGGAGGAAGACTTCAGAAAATACGGCGCGGCCGAGGACATGAATACCGCGATGTTCGATCAGGAAGTCTTGATCTTCTCCCAGACCTACGGAACCGTTCCCCTCGGCATGGTAGGCACGCCCACGCCCATTACCATGATCAATCGTCTGCAAATTTCCTGGAAGCCGGACATGATCAGGGAGCTTGATCCGGCGCCGCTGTTCGACATGACCCGATACGTGTTCGACTACCAGGGCCCCGGTCCCTTTCACGAGCAGTTGGCCTACTTCAGGAGGTCGATCCGTGAACTACCCGTTCGAGCCGTATAA
- a CDS encoding acyl-CoA dehydrogenase family protein, protein MGTRRPLFTGSLAAAEAARDTRAYSGFISGLFEGTVRRRLFAEVEPPAASDAAGVFLDRLRHLLIEKVDPEAIDREGAIGEDVFAALAEIGAFGMKIPRRYGGIGLTQSEYHAVATLLGSHDAATTVLLSAHNSIGAAEPVKLVGNPEQQARILPRLAGGEISGFALTEKEAGCDIWDLKTYAVPVYEQGVLAGYRLTGEKLYTTNAPRGDQAFLASLLVVIAQIVDTPDEIHRPKDARKFGAFLVETQSRGCRCTRLSFMGVRGIYNGQVHLREVWVPVADRLGAEGDGLRRALESLTVGRLTLPAACLGNLKQCLWLARKRAQERVQYDRPIGDHTAIGAKLVKMASRVLALEAIVTITGIWADRKQDVRLESAAAKILATEWLLESLLDLFRIYGGRAFETPDSLRLHGDVPVPVERMIRDALINVIWEGTNGILTLWIGREGLAEFFTQGQAFLDRQVAGMLRAAPFFAKTAARSMHGLSAFEPDGISPGTFDREWEGFVARKSRELARTTLWVAGRHRQGLARKQRLMTRLVQAAMHLFAVEALLWYKSREPMRDKPSIQSLATSFCLSVQQEFNPSPLLSWRALRWDDDTRLHEGATAILSGRLAWLEEGIIRCRAVDGAAGEATAQLAEASVSS, encoded by the coding sequence ATGGGGACCAGGAGACCGCTTTTCACCGGTTCGCTTGCGGCTGCCGAGGCCGCTCGCGACACCCGCGCCTATTCAGGGTTCATCTCAGGCCTGTTCGAAGGGACGGTTCGCCGGCGTCTGTTTGCCGAAGTTGAGCCTCCTGCGGCGAGCGACGCGGCCGGCGTCTTTCTCGACAGGCTCAGGCATCTGCTGATCGAGAAGGTGGATCCGGAAGCCATCGACAGGGAGGGCGCCATCGGCGAGGACGTGTTTGCCGCACTGGCGGAGATTGGCGCATTCGGGATGAAAATCCCGCGCCGCTATGGGGGAATCGGGCTTACGCAGTCGGAATACCACGCGGTGGCGACGTTACTGGGCAGCCATGATGCAGCGACCACCGTGCTTCTCTCGGCCCACAATTCGATCGGGGCGGCGGAACCGGTGAAGCTCGTGGGCAATCCTGAGCAACAAGCACGCATACTGCCCCGGTTGGCGGGAGGCGAGATTTCGGGGTTCGCGCTGACGGAAAAGGAAGCCGGGTGCGACATCTGGGACCTCAAAACCTACGCGGTGCCTGTGTATGAGCAGGGCGTTCTCGCCGGGTATCGGCTGACCGGGGAGAAATTGTATACGACGAACGCTCCGCGTGGAGATCAGGCCTTTCTGGCGTCATTGCTGGTCGTCATTGCGCAGATCGTGGATACGCCCGACGAGATTCATCGTCCAAAGGACGCGCGGAAGTTTGGGGCATTCCTCGTCGAGACGCAGTCGAGAGGCTGCCGCTGTACGAGACTGAGTTTTATGGGGGTGCGCGGCATCTATAATGGGCAGGTGCATTTGCGCGAGGTGTGGGTGCCGGTCGCGGACCGATTGGGCGCCGAAGGCGACGGGTTGCGGCGCGCCCTGGAAAGTTTGACGGTGGGGCGACTCACGCTCCCCGCCGCCTGCCTTGGGAATCTCAAACAATGTCTCTGGTTGGCTCGGAAGCGTGCGCAAGAGCGTGTGCAGTATGATCGTCCAATCGGTGACCACACGGCCATCGGCGCCAAGCTGGTCAAGATGGCTTCGCGGGTGCTGGCGCTGGAGGCCATCGTGACCATCACCGGCATCTGGGCCGATAGAAAGCAGGATGTGCGGCTGGAGTCCGCCGCGGCCAAGATCCTGGCCACAGAATGGCTGTTGGAATCCCTTCTGGACTTGTTTCGCATCTATGGCGGGCGCGCGTTCGAGACGCCCGACTCGCTCCGTCTGCACGGGGATGTGCCGGTCCCGGTCGAGCGGATGATCCGCGACGCGCTCATCAACGTGATCTGGGAAGGTACCAATGGCATCTTGACCCTCTGGATCGGGCGGGAAGGGTTGGCGGAGTTCTTCACGCAAGGCCAGGCCTTTCTCGACCGCCAGGTCGCCGGCATGTTGCGGGCCGCACCGTTCTTCGCGAAAACTGCGGCGAGATCGATGCATGGTCTATCCGCCTTCGAGCCGGATGGCATCTCCCCAGGGACGTTCGACCGGGAATGGGAAGGTTTCGTGGCACGGAAGAGCCGAGAATTGGCGCGCACGACCTTATGGGTTGCGGGACGTCATCGGCAGGGCCTGGCACGGAAGCAACGGCTGATGACGCGCCTGGTTCAAGCCGCGATGCATCTCTTTGCCGTCGAAGCGTTGCTGTGGTACAAGTCGCGCGAGCCGATGCGAGACAAGCCTTCTATCCAGAGTCTCGCCACCTCCTTCTGTCTGAGTGTGCAACAGGAGTTCAACCCCTCGCCTCTCCTGTCCTGGCGAGCCTTGCGGTGGGACGACGATACCCGTCTCCACGAGGGGGCAACCGCCATCTTGTCCGGTCGGCTTGCGTGGTTGGAGGAGGGCATCATTCGTTGCCGGGCGGTCGACGGTGCCGCGGGGGAGGCCACGGCGCAGTTGGCGGAGGCCTCTGTTTCGTCGTGA
- a CDS encoding patatin-like phospholipase family protein, whose amino-acid sequence MASAFGKRALALGGGGFTGYLFEIGALTALDDLFDDGVSINDLDLYVGVSAGAAAASLVANGVTPREILETNLSGTRPYYFDHRNVFSPAIGEGLKTFWRVTRQLVPLLKLYVRHYREMTLIDLLDKAQDALPSGIYTLEPFAAYLSGIFRARRLSDSFAGLSKELYVPAIDLETGEGVMFGDEGWREVPISRAVTASSAVPIYFCPVRIQGRDYIDAGIGRMAFFEIAVQKQVDFMIMINPMARAPKRSSPAGLLPIATVEKRLRERGFLSIGEQASRINFDARFSHALECFQHDHPDKEVLVISPVEEDALLFERSFLSYCDRIHLLRAGYMSVAGMARDRFEELSVQFARYGLVLSRARFEERARGRLAALDPTGLAAVPCAPPAAAAPACVGGVGIAWRKAK is encoded by the coding sequence ATGGCTTCGGCGTTCGGCAAGCGGGCCTTGGCCTTAGGCGGAGGAGGCTTCACGGGCTATCTCTTTGAGATCGGGGCCTTGACTGCATTGGACGACCTCTTTGATGACGGCGTCAGCATCAATGACCTGGACCTGTATGTCGGCGTCAGCGCCGGCGCTGCGGCGGCATCGCTGGTAGCCAATGGTGTGACCCCGCGAGAGATCCTCGAGACGAATCTGTCCGGTACCAGGCCCTACTATTTCGATCACCGGAATGTGTTCTCGCCTGCGATCGGAGAAGGGCTCAAGACGTTCTGGCGTGTCACCCGGCAGCTTGTTCCGCTGCTCAAGCTGTATGTGCGGCACTATCGCGAGATGACGCTGATCGATCTCCTCGACAAGGCGCAAGATGCCCTCCCCAGCGGCATTTACACGTTGGAACCGTTTGCCGCCTACCTGTCGGGCATCTTCAGGGCGAGACGGCTGAGCGATAGTTTTGCCGGACTCTCGAAAGAGCTCTATGTGCCGGCCATCGATTTAGAAACCGGCGAGGGGGTGATGTTCGGAGACGAGGGCTGGCGCGAGGTGCCGATCAGCCGCGCCGTCACGGCTTCGTCTGCCGTGCCCATCTACTTTTGTCCGGTACGAATTCAAGGCCGCGATTATATCGATGCAGGGATCGGCCGCATGGCGTTCTTCGAGATCGCAGTTCAGAAGCAAGTGGATTTCATGATTATGATCAATCCCATGGCGCGGGCGCCGAAGCGTTCCTCCCCGGCGGGGCTCCTACCCATCGCGACAGTCGAAAAACGCCTGCGTGAGCGAGGGTTCTTGTCCATCGGTGAACAGGCCTCCAGGATCAACTTCGATGCGCGCTTTTCACATGCCCTGGAATGTTTTCAGCATGACCATCCGGACAAGGAAGTGTTGGTGATCTCCCCCGTAGAGGAGGATGCGTTGTTGTTCGAGCGGAGTTTTCTGAGTTACTGCGACCGCATCCATCTCCTCCGCGCCGGGTATATGTCGGTGGCGGGGATGGCGAGAGATCGATTCGAGGAGCTGTCCGTACAGTTCGCCCGCTATGGTCTCGTCCTTTCGCGGGCTCGATTCGAGGAACGAGCGCGAGGACGCCTTGCTGCGCTTGATCCGACGGGGTTGGCGGCTGTTCCCTGCGCACCACCGGCCGCAGCGGCGCCTGCCTGTGTGGGCGGCGTCGGGATAGCCTGGCGCAAGGCGAAGTAG
- a CDS encoding enoyl-CoA hydratase/isomerase family protein: MTTTAGSMLACHRDGAVATVTIHHPPANTLTPDLLGELGQVFEVLAHDDAIKAVVLTGTGRFFIAGADIRVLASISTSQEGASTALQGQAILTRIESLEKPVIAAINGVCLGGGLELAMCCHIRLAAEGSRLGQPEINLGIMPGFGGTQRLPRIVGQSKALELILTGDPISAQEAKSLGLVSEVIPPEDLLHQAQGLARKMASKSLPALRASLRAIRRGADMSLPEGLALEARLFGGLCETEDKREGLAAFLEKRQPHFTDR, from the coding sequence ATGACGACCACGGCCGGTTCGATGCTCGCCTGTCACCGTGATGGCGCAGTGGCGACCGTGACGATTCATCATCCTCCGGCGAATACGCTGACGCCGGACCTGCTCGGCGAGCTCGGTCAAGTCTTCGAGGTGTTGGCCCACGATGATGCGATCAAAGCGGTCGTGCTGACCGGGACGGGCCGGTTTTTTATCGCCGGCGCGGACATTCGTGTGTTGGCCTCGATTTCGACCTCGCAGGAAGGCGCATCCACTGCGCTGCAAGGGCAGGCCATCCTCACTCGGATCGAGTCGCTGGAAAAACCGGTCATCGCCGCGATCAACGGGGTCTGTCTCGGGGGAGGGTTGGAACTCGCCATGTGTTGTCACATCAGACTCGCGGCGGAGGGTAGCCGGTTGGGCCAGCCGGAAATCAACTTGGGCATCATGCCGGGATTCGGCGGGACGCAGCGGCTTCCCCGGATTGTCGGGCAATCCAAGGCGTTGGAATTGATCTTGACCGGCGATCCGATCTCCGCGCAGGAAGCGAAGTCGCTTGGATTGGTGTCTGAGGTTATTCCGCCGGAAGATCTGTTGCACCAGGCCCAAGGTCTGGCGAGAAAAATGGCCTCCAAGAGTCTGCCGGCTTTGCGTGCCTCGTTGCGGGCGATTCGTCGCGGTGCAGACATGAGTCTCCCGGAAGGCCTCGCCTTGGAAGCGCGTCTGTTCGGCGGTCTCTGCGAGACGGAGGATAAACGGGAAGGCCTGGCGGCGTTTTTGGAAAAACGTCAGCCGCATTTCACGGACCGTTAA
- a CDS encoding 3-hydroxyacyl-CoA dehydrogenase produces the protein MYIYKVGVVGAGTMGAQIAEVVSFAGLPVVLADREESLARRGVESVRAIYQARVAKGKMTPEQLEEKMLLVTASPNLDGLHDVDLIIEAVSEDMPLKQRVFQELDRLCSRSAILASNTSALSISAIGSATKRPGKVIGLHFFNPAYAMPLVEVIPGLGTDPQTVDDVVGFAESLRKQPVIVKECAGFLVNRLLSPYLNEAVWCLQDGDVSIKQIDQDLVSFGMPVGPFALLDTVGLDIALDVARILHRSYGPRMAPAPLLEAFVKAGRMGLKTGKGFYDYGAVENGGVDAHLERLRAEAQQLTGRSQMPWSRLRPLLAMVNEAVTTLQEGVASARDIDLAMVAGTGFPSDKIGPLHLADQLGIDHVLQELDELTERVGPRFWPAPMLRRLVDAGLTGQAAGRGFFSYEPTIARMR, from the coding sequence ATGTATATCTACAAAGTCGGGGTGGTTGGTGCAGGCACCATGGGGGCACAGATTGCGGAAGTGGTGAGTTTCGCCGGTCTGCCCGTGGTGTTGGCTGATCGCGAGGAATCTCTCGCCAGGCGAGGCGTCGAATCGGTACGCGCGATCTATCAAGCCCGTGTCGCGAAGGGCAAGATGACGCCCGAACAACTGGAAGAAAAGATGCTGCTGGTGACGGCATCGCCGAATCTCGATGGGCTCCACGATGTCGATCTCATCATCGAAGCCGTGTCTGAAGACATGCCGCTCAAGCAGCGCGTGTTCCAGGAGCTGGACCGACTCTGTTCCCGAAGCGCCATTCTTGCCAGCAACACCTCCGCGCTGTCGATCTCGGCCATTGGATCAGCCACCAAGAGACCGGGCAAGGTCATCGGCCTGCATTTTTTTAATCCGGCCTACGCGATGCCGCTGGTGGAGGTGATTCCTGGTCTGGGCACCGATCCACAGACGGTCGATGATGTGGTCGGGTTTGCGGAAAGCCTTCGGAAGCAACCGGTGATCGTGAAGGAATGCGCGGGCTTTCTCGTCAATCGGCTGCTCTCTCCCTATTTGAATGAAGCCGTCTGGTGCCTCCAGGACGGCGATGTTTCGATCAAACAGATCGACCAGGATCTGGTGTCCTTCGGCATGCCGGTCGGGCCGTTTGCCCTGTTGGATACCGTCGGGTTGGATATCGCGCTCGACGTCGCGCGCATTCTGCACCGTTCGTATGGCCCGAGAATGGCGCCGGCGCCGCTGCTGGAGGCGTTCGTCAAGGCGGGACGGATGGGCCTCAAGACAGGGAAGGGGTTTTACGATTATGGCGCCGTCGAGAACGGTGGTGTCGATGCACATCTGGAGCGGCTGCGAGCGGAGGCGCAACAGCTCACCGGACGCAGTCAGATGCCATGGTCCCGATTGCGTCCTCTCTTGGCCATGGTGAATGAGGCGGTCACGACGCTGCAGGAAGGTGTCGCCTCCGCGCGCGATATCGATCTGGCTATGGTGGCGGGAACGGGATTTCCGAGCGACAAGATCGGCCCCCTGCATCTGGCCGACCAGCTTGGTATCGATCACGTGCTGCAGGAGTTGGACGAGTTGACGGAACGAGTGGGGCCGCGGTTCTGGCCTGCGCCGATGTTGCGTCGTTTAGTGGACGCCGGGTTGACAGGGCAGGCGGCGGGGAGAGGGTTTTTCTCGTACGAACCAACCATTGCTCGAATGAGGTGA
- a CDS encoding thiolase family protein: MKEVVIAAGARTPIGNFGGALKDLTPHKMGELAVREVIARAELDPGLIDEVIIGSVGHTSDAYNVARVIALMAGLPVRTPAYSVQRNCSSGLQPFVNAYQNIQSEDADVQVVGGVESMSRAPFVSRDMRWGKRLRHAEFIDSIWEGLTDAFCGQLMGLTAENLAEEFRISREEQDRFAVDSHRRAFKAIREGRLKDEVFPVMVPKSVAGRNVAPVALTQDEGPNVGLTEQQLALYPPLFKEDGTVTAGNSCPLNDGAAAAIVMSGVRARDLNHRPLGRIKSYAFIGVEPTRMGIGPAEALPLALKRAGVSLADLELIEVNEAFAAQYLAVERVLGLKRDIVNVNGGAIALGHPVGMTGARLVITLLYEMKRRGAALGAVAMCVGGGQGAAMVLEQV; encoded by the coding sequence GTGAAAGAGGTCGTGATAGCCGCCGGCGCACGGACTCCCATCGGCAACTTCGGCGGCGCATTGAAAGATCTCACCCCGCATAAAATGGGTGAACTGGCAGTGCGTGAAGTGATCGCGCGCGCTGAATTGGATCCCGGGCTCATCGACGAAGTCATTATCGGCTCGGTGGGGCATACCAGCGACGCCTACAACGTCGCGCGGGTGATCGCCCTCATGGCCGGATTGCCGGTGCGGACACCCGCCTATTCGGTACAGCGCAATTGTTCATCGGGCCTCCAGCCATTCGTGAACGCGTACCAAAACATTCAAAGCGAGGATGCGGATGTGCAAGTAGTCGGGGGAGTCGAGAGCATGAGCCGTGCCCCGTTTGTGTCGCGTGACATGCGATGGGGCAAGCGACTTCGGCATGCGGAGTTTATCGATAGTATCTGGGAAGGACTGACGGATGCCTTTTGCGGTCAGTTGATGGGCCTGACGGCGGAGAACTTGGCAGAGGAATTCCGCATCAGCCGTGAGGAACAGGATCGATTTGCCGTGGACAGTCATCGACGCGCGTTTAAAGCCATCCGAGAGGGGCGGCTCAAAGATGAAGTCTTCCCGGTCATGGTTCCAAAATCAGTGGCCGGACGTAACGTCGCGCCGGTCGCGCTGACTCAGGATGAAGGGCCGAATGTCGGCTTGACCGAACAGCAACTCGCGTTGTACCCGCCGTTGTTCAAGGAAGACGGAACCGTGACCGCTGGGAACAGTTGCCCGCTCAATGACGGTGCGGCCGCCGCGATTGTCATGTCAGGCGTGCGTGCGCGTGATCTGAACCACCGCCCGCTCGGCCGCATCAAGAGTTACGCCTTCATCGGTGTGGAGCCGACCCGCATGGGCATCGGCCCTGCAGAGGCGCTGCCGCTGGCCCTCAAGCGTGCCGGTGTGAGCCTTGCCGATCTAGAGTTGATCGAAGTGAACGAAGCCTTCGCCGCGCAGTACCTCGCGGTGGAGCGGGTTTTGGGACTCAAGCGGGACATTGTCAACGTGAACGGGGGCGCCATTGCCTTGGGGCATCCGGTCGGCATGACCGGCGCGCGCCTCGTGATCACCCTCCTGTACGAAATGAAGCGGCGTGGCGCGGCGCTGGGTGCGGTGGCCATGTGTGTCGGCGGCGGACAGGGCGCGGCGATGGTTTTGGAGCAGGTGTGA